One part of the Ictidomys tridecemlineatus isolate mIctTri1 chromosome 13, mIctTri1.hap1, whole genome shotgun sequence genome encodes these proteins:
- the Cks2 gene encoding cyclin-dependent kinases regulatory subunit 2 — protein sequence MAHKQIYYSDKYFDEHYEYRHVMLPRELSKQVPKTHLMSEEEWRRLGVQQSLGWVHYMIHEPEPHILLFRRPLPKEQQK from the exons ATGGCCCATAAGCAGATCTACTACTCTGACAAGTACTTCGACGAGCACTATGAGTACCG GCATGTCATGTTACCCAGAGAACTTTCCAAACAAGTACCCAAAACTCATCTAATGTCTGAAGAGGAGTGGAGGAGACTTGGTGTCCAACAGAGTCTAGGCTGGGTTCATTACATGATTCATGAGCCAG aacCCCATATTCTTCTCTTTAGACGACCTCTTCCAAAAGAGCAACAAAAATGA